Proteins encoded in a region of the Enterococcus gilvus ATCC BAA-350 genome:
- a CDS encoding DHH family phosphoesterase → MTITEEILQMIKDYDRIIVHRHMRPDPDALGSQCGLAEILRATFPKKEVYQVGGPVEGLDFLAEMDEIADHLYEGALVIVTDTANAPRISDDRYKLGEKLIKIDHHPNDDPYGDLLWVNTKASSCSEIIADFAFAEDLTVTENAARLLYGGIVGDTGRFLYPATTSHTLQVAARLLDYGFDATKLNREIDQISLDVAKLSGYLYQNLQIDEHGAGYVFLDQAILNKYGIKDSDTASLVPLPGTIDVVLAWAVFVEQPEGYYRVRLRSKGPVINELAKQYHGGGHPLASGANAKDQAMCQEIYQKIQALCEDYQKTGE, encoded by the coding sequence ATGACAATAACAGAAGAAATTTTACAAATGATTAAAGACTACGATCGGATCATCGTCCATCGTCACATGCGTCCTGATCCAGATGCTCTTGGCTCCCAATGTGGACTCGCTGAGATTTTGCGCGCGACATTTCCTAAAAAAGAGGTCTATCAAGTCGGAGGCCCCGTGGAAGGCTTGGATTTTTTAGCGGAAATGGACGAGATCGCGGATCATCTGTACGAAGGCGCATTGGTGATCGTGACAGATACTGCGAATGCTCCCCGCATCAGTGACGACCGCTACAAGCTGGGAGAAAAACTGATCAAGATCGATCACCATCCGAATGACGATCCATACGGGGATCTGCTTTGGGTCAATACGAAAGCAAGCAGTTGCAGCGAGATCATTGCTGACTTTGCCTTTGCTGAAGACTTGACCGTGACAGAAAATGCGGCACGCTTGCTCTATGGCGGAATCGTGGGGGACACGGGGCGCTTTTTATACCCGGCAACAACCTCCCATACCCTACAGGTTGCGGCGCGTTTGCTCGATTACGGATTCGATGCTACTAAGCTAAATCGGGAGATCGATCAAATCTCATTGGATGTTGCCAAGCTTTCAGGCTATCTTTATCAGAACCTGCAAATCGATGAACACGGTGCCGGGTATGTGTTCTTAGATCAGGCAATCTTAAATAAATACGGCATCAAGGATTCCGATACAGCCTCATTGGTCCCATTGCCGGGAACGATCGACGTCGTACTTGCTTGGGCAGTATTCGTCGAGCAGCCAGAAGGCTATTATCGTGTTCGTCTGCGGTCGAAAGGCCCCGTGATCAATGAATTGGCGAAGCAATACCATGGCGGCGGCCATCCGTTAGCCAGCGGCGCGAATGCGAAAGACCAAGCGATGTGCCAGGAAATTTATCAAAAGATCCAAGCTTTATGCGAAGATTACCAAAAAACTGGGGAATGA
- a CDS encoding tyrosine-type recombinase/integrase, with protein sequence MWIEELPNGKYKYSERYIDPYTEKSRKVSITLNSKSNQAKKQANIELQEKIDKKIEEKNQIKITLGELLDAWWNQHKVSIRQSSQVNYEKLLKYIRKNINTAAVVRNTDTRFYQDFINELPQSYEYKKKFRSVLKMALDYAVDMEIIKINPINRAKVPKPALTKETYERVEDKYLEEEEINKLLNVYYSTFQSVHHGRLAEFMYLTGLRAGEAISLTIDDYDPNSQTIKVIGTLDYSDGYKNAKKEMPKTLASYREIDLSNRAIEILDELILENKLKFKCKTPYLFVGKTGKPIQINAFNNSLKTMNDKLGKDAIKKKMSSHIFRHSHISLLAELNIPVKAIMERVGHSDMETTMKIYTHVTKKTKASIVEKLNAKGK encoded by the coding sequence ATGTGGATTGAAGAATTACCGAACGGGAAATACAAATATTCTGAACGATACATTGACCCATACACAGAAAAAAGCAGAAAAGTTTCCATCACACTTAACAGCAAATCTAATCAAGCTAAGAAGCAAGCAAACATAGAACTTCAAGAAAAAATTGATAAGAAGATCGAAGAAAAGAATCAAATCAAGATTACACTTGGCGAGCTATTAGATGCGTGGTGGAATCAGCATAAGGTTTCTATTCGCCAATCATCACAAGTTAATTATGAGAAACTTTTGAAATACATACGAAAGAATATTAACACTGCTGCGGTGGTGCGAAACACAGACACAAGATTTTATCAAGATTTCATAAATGAGTTACCTCAATCTTACGAATATAAGAAGAAGTTTCGAAGTGTGCTAAAAATGGCGCTTGATTATGCAGTGGATATGGAAATAATCAAAATTAATCCTATTAACAGGGCGAAAGTTCCAAAACCAGCTTTAACAAAAGAAACTTATGAAAGAGTGGAAGATAAGTATTTAGAAGAAGAAGAAATCAACAAGCTATTGAACGTCTATTACAGCACGTTTCAGAGCGTCCATCACGGAAGGTTAGCTGAGTTCATGTATTTAACTGGACTGCGTGCAGGCGAAGCTATAAGCCTCACAATTGATGATTACGATCCGAATAGCCAAACTATAAAGGTTATTGGTACTTTAGATTATTCGGACGGCTATAAAAATGCAAAAAAAGAGATGCCTAAGACCCTAGCATCATATCGTGAAATTGATCTATCTAATCGAGCGATTGAGATACTCGATGAATTGATTTTAGAAAATAAGTTAAAATTTAAGTGTAAAACTCCTTACCTCTTTGTTGGTAAGACAGGCAAGCCGATTCAAATCAATGCGTTTAATAACTCGCTAAAGACTATGAATGACAAGCTTGGTAAAGATGCTATCAAAAAGAAAATGTCTAGCCATATTTTTAGACACTCTCACATCTCGCTACTTGCTGAATTGAACATACCTGTAAAAGCGATCATGGAACGTGTAGGACACTCCGACATGGAAACAACAATGAAGATATACACCCATGTAACCAAGAAGACAAAGGCTAGTATTGTTGAAAAGCTCAATGCTAAAGGTAAGTAG
- a CDS encoding AAA family ATPase has product MFQLPENKPQVPKDTPRNYFIWGETMSGKSYLASEFPNPIVLNTDGNAEANSVPSIQIRNVKDKSGKIVKGAPEQIGEVILALQTQTHSYETVVLDVIDDIIEMIKQYVQVENGVKSLGDIPYGKGYDAFNGLLTELVIDLKTLPMNVVYISRQIQKMENNVYIDIPSLKDKYVNLINGNSDLNIQTKKLGNKYIRRVEARRKSYTRDHVDDQKILAILDTITGVFDRTQRTSRQDQDKIANDITKQQETRFEPQESKPL; this is encoded by the coding sequence ATGTTCCAGTTACCGGAAAACAAACCGCAGGTCCCGAAAGATACGCCACGAAATTACTTTATTTGGGGAGAAACGATGAGTGGCAAGTCTTATCTTGCAAGCGAGTTTCCAAACCCCATCGTTTTGAATACTGATGGAAATGCTGAGGCAAATAGCGTTCCATCGATTCAAATTCGGAATGTGAAAGATAAATCTGGGAAGATCGTCAAAGGCGCTCCAGAACAAATTGGGGAAGTAATCCTTGCTTTACAAACACAGACACATTCTTATGAAACAGTTGTTTTAGATGTAATCGATGACATTATCGAGATGATCAAACAATATGTTCAAGTTGAAAATGGTGTGAAGTCATTAGGTGATATTCCTTATGGAAAAGGCTACGACGCTTTTAATGGTTTACTCACTGAACTAGTTATTGATCTTAAAACTTTACCTATGAATGTCGTCTATATCAGTAGGCAAATTCAAAAGATGGAAAACAATGTCTACATTGATATCCCTTCACTAAAAGATAAATACGTAAACTTGATCAACGGAAATAGTGATTTAAATATCCAAACCAAAAAACTCGGCAACAAATACATTCGACGGGTTGAAGCTCGTCGCAAATCTTACACAAGAGATCATGTGGATGATCAAAAAATCTTAGCTATTTTAGACACCATCACTGGTGTATTTGATAGAACGCAGCGAACAAGTCGGCAAGATCAAGACAAAATCGCTAACGATATCACCAAACAACAAGAAACACGATTTGAACCACAAGAAAGCAAACCATTATAA
- a CDS encoding zinc metallopeptidase, translated as MYGYGSFYNFLDPTFLLVIAGLVISGFASAYVNSTFRKYDKFRSSKGVTGTQAAEYILRSQNINDVGVQQISGDLTDNYNSGNKMLSLSEATAQSTSVAAIGVAAHECGHAVQDAKNYIPLRMRAAIVPVANIGSTLSFPLILLGVFMSWNQTLINIGILAFSLALIFQLVTLPVEFDASRRALSILREGNMLDEEELAGARKVLFAAALTYVAAALATFLQLLRLVLLFGGNRNRN; from the coding sequence ATGTATGGGTATGGATCATTCTATAATTTTCTAGATCCCACGTTTCTATTAGTGATCGCCGGACTGGTCATTTCTGGTTTTGCTTCGGCGTATGTCAATTCGACATTCCGTAAATACGACAAGTTCCGAAGCAGTAAGGGCGTGACTGGGACCCAAGCGGCTGAGTATATTTTGCGCAGTCAAAATATCAATGACGTGGGTGTCCAGCAGATCAGCGGAGACCTGACGGATAATTATAATAGCGGCAATAAGATGTTGAGTTTGTCTGAAGCGACGGCGCAATCGACTTCGGTCGCTGCGATCGGTGTAGCGGCCCACGAGTGCGGACACGCGGTACAGGACGCGAAGAATTACATCCCGTTGAGAATGCGGGCAGCCATTGTACCAGTTGCCAATATCGGTTCAACGCTTTCCTTCCCCTTGATTCTATTGGGTGTATTTATGAGCTGGAATCAGACGTTGATCAATATCGGGATCTTAGCCTTTTCGTTAGCGTTGATTTTCCAACTGGTGACCTTGCCAGTGGAATTCGATGCCTCCAGACGTGCATTGAGCATCTTACGCGAAGGAAATATGCTGGATGAAGAAGAATTGGCCGGCGCGCGGAAAGTATTGTTTGCTGCGGCATTGACTTATGTCGCTGCGGCTTTAGCAACCTTCCTGCAATTGCTGCGGTTGGTCCTGCTGTTTGGCGGAAATCGGAATCGAAATTAA
- a CDS encoding LexA family protein, whose amino-acid sequence MRKNSEIADLIEKYRKIRKISQEELGKKLGVNRSTISRYASHEIPFPENKILTAAKALNLDYSFLIGEELMSMTGKTMVRPLVGKIVAGRPLESYEIPEDVEIPMNIGLKHPNSKLLEITGNSMNKLFPDGQYILIDPDEQICNGDVAAVRLNGTEYTVKRFYRLKTGVVLEPDSYDEKEHSIMITNPYELEEVYIEGKVVWDMANPSKRKY is encoded by the coding sequence TTGAGAAAAAACAGTGAAATAGCAGACTTGATCGAGAAATATAGAAAAATAAGAAAAATATCCCAAGAGGAACTTGGAAAAAAGCTAGGTGTTAATCGCTCTACTATATCAAGATACGCCTCCCATGAGATTCCTTTCCCAGAAAATAAGATTTTAACAGCTGCTAAAGCATTGAATCTTGATTACTCCTTTTTAATTGGAGAAGAACTCATGTCAATGACTGGGAAGACAATGGTTCGCCCTTTAGTCGGAAAGATAGTCGCAGGACGCCCCCTTGAAAGCTATGAGATACCAGAAGATGTAGAAATCCCGATGAATATCGGCTTGAAGCATCCAAATTCAAAGTTATTAGAAATTACAGGTAATTCTATGAACAAACTTTTCCCAGATGGACAATATATTCTCATAGACCCTGATGAACAGATTTGTAATGGTGATGTAGCAGCAGTTAGGCTCAACGGAACAGAATATACTGTTAAAAGATTCTATAGACTTAAGACAGGAGTTGTTTTAGAACCTGATTCATATGATGAAAAAGAGCATTCAATCATGATTACCAATCCTTATGAACTTGAGGAAGTTTATATTGAGGGAAAAGTTGTGTGGGATATGGCTAATCCCAGTAAAAGAAAATATTAA
- a CDS encoding zinc ribbon domain-containing protein YjdM, with product MPNCPMCQSEYTYEDRGLFVCPECGHEWSESDAAEEGLVVKDSNGNQLQEGDSVTVIKDLKVKGASGAIKQGTKVKNIRLVEGDHNIDCKVDGFGPMKLKSEFVKKL from the coding sequence ATGCCAAATTGTCCAATGTGTCAATCAGAATACACGTATGAAGATCGCGGCTTGTTTGTTTGCCCAGAATGCGGTCATGAATGGTCAGAAAGTGATGCCGCTGAAGAAGGGCTAGTCGTCAAAGACAGCAACGGCAATCAACTGCAAGAAGGCGATAGCGTCACGGTCATCAAGGACCTTAAAGTCAAAGGAGCGTCCGGTGCCATCAAGCAGGGAACCAAGGTCAAAAACATTCGTTTGGTCGAAGGCGATCACAACATTGATTGCAAAGTAGACGGCTTTGGACCAATGAAACTAAAGTCTGAATTTGTTAAGAAGTTATAA
- a CDS encoding DRTGG domain-containing protein: MATKHDLILEHIENLPVGERISVRSIAKNLRVSEGTAYRAIKDAENIGLVSTIQRVGTIRIERKLKKNIERLTFGEVVRIIEGDVLGGSNGLDKDLNKFVIGAMTEEAMRRYITPGSLLIIGNREGAQKLALQDGAAVLITGGFDTTPEIAQLADELSLPVLSTTYDSFTVATMINRALSDQLIKKDIMQVSDIYMPLEKTVYLQAGDTIANYHRLSEKTGHSRFPVVNKSMRVLGVVTAKDVLGKAENQAIERVMTREPNVVKQSMSVASVSHQMIWDGLEMMPVVKDDLSLVGMVSRQDVMKAMQLVQRQPQMSNTISDQIVGDILTVDTDRDDNPLDNPYFKFEVTPQMVNSVGTISFGVLSEIVANVAQRSILIDQRRNTLIEQMNLYYLRLIQLESEIEIHSKTLELGRRSAKVDLEVYIDNVIVAKAIVLCQVMERS; encoded by the coding sequence GACAAAACACGATTTGATTTTAGAACATATTGAAAATTTGCCGGTGGGAGAACGGATCTCCGTCCGCAGTATCGCAAAAAATTTGCGTGTCAGTGAAGGGACCGCCTATCGTGCGATCAAGGATGCTGAAAATATCGGATTGGTCTCCACGATCCAACGAGTAGGAACGATCCGAATCGAGCGCAAATTAAAGAAAAACATTGAGCGCCTGACCTTTGGTGAAGTGGTCCGCATCATTGAGGGCGACGTTTTGGGCGGTTCGAATGGATTAGACAAAGACTTAAATAAATTTGTCATCGGTGCCATGACGGAAGAAGCGATGCGTCGCTACATCACCCCCGGCTCGTTATTGATCATCGGGAACCGCGAGGGTGCGCAAAAGCTGGCCCTGCAGGATGGGGCCGCAGTCCTGATCACAGGTGGTTTTGATACCACACCAGAGATTGCGCAATTGGCAGATGAACTGTCGTTGCCCGTGCTAAGCACGACGTACGACTCCTTTACTGTTGCAACGATGATCAATCGCGCGTTGAGCGATCAACTGATCAAAAAGGATATCATGCAAGTCAGCGATATCTATATGCCGTTAGAAAAGACGGTGTATCTGCAGGCAGGCGACACGATCGCGAATTATCACCGTTTATCGGAAAAAACGGGTCACTCTCGTTTCCCTGTTGTAAATAAAAGCATGCGGGTCTTGGGTGTCGTTACCGCGAAGGATGTTCTTGGAAAAGCGGAAAATCAAGCGATCGAGCGTGTGATGACCCGCGAACCTAATGTCGTGAAGCAGAGTATGAGTGTCGCGTCTGTCAGCCATCAGATGATTTGGGATGGACTGGAAATGATGCCGGTAGTGAAGGACGACCTTTCATTAGTGGGCATGGTCAGTCGTCAGGATGTCATGAAGGCGATGCAGCTTGTTCAGCGTCAGCCGCAAATGTCGAATACGATCTCTGACCAAATCGTCGGCGATATCCTAACGGTAGATACAGACCGTGACGACAATCCCCTCGACAATCCGTACTTCAAATTTGAGGTCACTCCTCAAATGGTCAACAGCGTGGGAACGATCTCCTTTGGTGTATTGAGTGAGATCGTCGCCAATGTGGCGCAGCGCAGTATCTTGATCGATCAACGACGCAATACATTGATCGAACAGATGAACCTGTATTATTTGCGGTTGATCCAGTTGGAAAGTGAGATCGAGATTCATTCAAAAACATTAGAACTAGGACGGCGTTCGGCAAAAGTTGATTTGGAAGTCTACATCGATAATGTGATTGTAGCCAAAGCAATCGTGCTTTGCCAAGTGATGGAGCGCTCTTAG
- a CDS encoding helix-turn-helix domain-containing protein: MLFDYNLLKEARKNEGKTKADVAAYLNIDRSSYSRKEDGLITFDVRELAKVMEFLNIPRSRRGEFFLE, translated from the coding sequence ATGTTATTTGACTATAATTTGCTAAAAGAAGCGCGAAAGAACGAAGGTAAAACAAAAGCTGATGTTGCTGCATATTTAAACATTGATAGAAGTTCATACTCTAGAAAAGAAGACGGATTAATTACTTTCGATGTACGAGAATTAGCTAAGGTAATGGAGTTCTTGAATATCCCGAGATCAAGAAGAGGAGAATTTTTTTTGGAGTAA
- the tadA gene encoding tRNA adenosine(34) deaminase TadA, with amino-acid sequence MERVSQLTEEEKLFFMQEAISEANKAKAVEEVPIGAVVVYRGEIIGRGYNLREHSQDATSHAEMFAIRAACKELESWRLEECQLFVTLEPCPMCSGGMILSRIEEVYFGAYDPKGGTAGTLMNLLTDERFNHRAYVEGGILEEECGQLLTNFFREIRARKKKTSQND; translated from the coding sequence ATGGAACGCGTGAGTCAATTAACGGAAGAAGAAAAACTTTTTTTTATGCAAGAGGCGATCAGCGAAGCCAATAAGGCGAAGGCAGTCGAGGAGGTGCCGATCGGTGCGGTGGTGGTCTATCGTGGAGAGATCATTGGACGAGGGTACAATTTGCGGGAGCACAGTCAAGACGCGACGAGCCATGCGGAAATGTTCGCGATTCGTGCGGCGTGCAAGGAGCTGGAAAGCTGGCGGCTGGAGGAGTGTCAATTGTTTGTGACGCTGGAGCCCTGTCCAATGTGCAGCGGCGGGATGATTCTTTCCCGAATTGAAGAGGTTTATTTTGGGGCCTATGATCCGAAAGGCGGGACGGCCGGCACCTTGATGAATCTTTTGACGGATGAACGCTTCAATCATCGGGCATATGTCGAAGGCGGGATTCTCGAGGAAGAATGCGGACAGTTGTTGACGAATTTTTTCCGTGAGATTCGGGCACGGAAAAAAAAGACTAGCCAAAACGACTAG
- a CDS encoding DUF4352 domain-containing protein, whose protein sequence is MNKSEFKNPIIWVILGLFIVASIFIISGIVNSNSSETESSISGTSSYDFDSEFEKAKQQVSDENAPKPDSEYVGGDSSSPNTATSASIGQSQPLESESGDMMDVKIDSVEKDMGDGDYYIPQKGYFAKVTFTVTNLGDKPFEVTSHQLDFYDGNNMKAELNSRDFYSETIQPGKSATGIAYFDIMNDTTDYEVYFANASWVGSY, encoded by the coding sequence ATGAATAAAAGTGAATTTAAAAATCCAATTATTTGGGTAATATTAGGGTTGTTTATTGTTGCTTCAATATTCATTATTAGCGGAATAGTAAATAGCAATTCTAGCGAAACTGAATCTTCAATTTCTGGTACAAGCAGTTACGATTTCGACTCAGAATTTGAGAAGGCAAAGCAACAAGTTTCAGACGAGAATGCTCCTAAGCCAGATTCTGAATACGTAGGTGGTGACAGTTCTAGTCCGAATACCGCCACCTCCGCTTCTATCGGCCAAAGCCAGCCTTTAGAAAGCGAATCCGGAGATATGATGGATGTGAAGATTGATTCGGTAGAAAAAGATATGGGTGACGGGGACTATTATATTCCTCAAAAAGGATACTTCGCTAAAGTTACTTTTACAGTGACGAATTTAGGGGATAAGCCTTTTGAAGTTACGTCGCATCAATTAGATTTCTACGATGGTAACAATATGAAAGCTGAACTAAATTCAAGAGATTTTTATTCTGAAACAATCCAACCAGGAAAATCTGCTACAGGTATCGCTTATTTCGATATAATGAACGATACAACTGATTATGAAGTTTATTTTGCAAATGCTTCATGGGTTGGTTCGTACTAA
- a CDS encoding PRD domain-containing protein, which produces MKIKKILNQNAVLVDDHGEEKIAIGKGIGFSKQKNDLLYSREIERLFVMEPEGQQKLQTLLNQINETYFFAAEAIIDHAETVLMEKLNEHIFISLTDHIAFAAQNISNGIVVRNKLLSEIEILYSEEFGIAQWAVDYLNRTLEIPYGYDEAGYIAIHIHSARTGRGNNHDSIREVTIVSDVIHLIEEELEIAIRSQEMALDYSRLANHLRLLLQRYQTQRYAVLDQDIIEMVRNKYPESYQVAKKIRVFLMKTYQLAITTEELGYVAIHVERLRKVKEHKGEE; this is translated from the coding sequence ATGAAAATCAAAAAGATACTGAATCAAAATGCCGTTTTAGTTGATGACCATGGAGAAGAAAAAATCGCCATCGGCAAAGGAATCGGTTTTAGCAAACAGAAAAATGATTTGCTTTATTCCCGAGAGATCGAGCGCTTGTTCGTGATGGAGCCGGAGGGACAGCAAAAGCTACAGACCTTATTGAATCAAATTAACGAAACCTATTTCTTTGCTGCCGAAGCCATTATTGATCATGCGGAGACGGTCCTGATGGAGAAGCTCAATGAACATATCTTTATTTCGTTGACGGATCACATCGCTTTTGCTGCGCAAAATATTTCAAATGGGATCGTTGTTCGGAACAAACTACTTAGCGAGATCGAGATTTTATACAGCGAAGAGTTTGGGATCGCGCAATGGGCGGTCGATTACTTGAATCGAACCTTGGAGATTCCGTATGGCTACGATGAGGCGGGCTATATCGCGATCCATATCCATAGTGCGCGAACGGGAAGAGGCAATAACCATGACAGTATTCGAGAAGTCACCATCGTTTCTGACGTGATCCACTTGATTGAAGAAGAATTGGAGATCGCGATCCGTTCTCAGGAGATGGCCTTAGATTATTCTCGTTTGGCGAATCATCTGCGTCTTTTGCTGCAACGCTATCAGACCCAGCGTTATGCGGTCCTAGATCAAGACATCATTGAGATGGTTCGGAACAAGTATCCTGAAAGTTATCAAGTGGCAAAGAAGATTCGTGTCTTTTTGATGAAGACCTATCAGTTAGCGATCACTACAGAAGAATTGGGCTATGTCGCTATTCATGTAGAACGATTGCGAAAAGTAAAAGAACATAAAGGAGAAGAATAG
- the nagE gene encoding N-acetylglucosamine-specific PTS transporter subunit IIBC, whose product MKAYMQRMGRSLMLPVATLPVAALFMGIGYWIDPSGWGGNNLLAAFLIKAGGTILDNLGVLFAVGLALGMSKDKDGAAALSGLVAFLTPMTLVNSEAVAMFTKVAVEDVNIAFGAINFKNVFVGILAGLVAAAMYNRFSGVKLPMALSFFSGKRLVPIVTAGVMAVLSAILIFAWPPVYTGLVSFGEMISGMGPLGAGLYGLFNRLLIPTGLHHALNNVFWFNLAGIDDIGKFWASEGVRGITGRYQAGFFPVMMFGLPAGALAIYQCARPEKKKVTASLMVAAAFASFFTGVTEPLEFSFMFVAWPLYVVHAILTGISMFIAATFRWTAGFNFSAGFIDFFLSLRVPIANQPYMLLLLGLVMAVVYYTTFRFVIVKFNLMTPGREEDDGEEMPDIRLTGDSKHAVMAQKIYEALGGPANVQSIDNCTTRLRLQLKDTGEVNQSQIKATGVPGLKVIDDTNIQVIVGTEVQFVADEMNRLHNGSGATHAVTEQAIVEEEVPKTQALFAVANGRLVPITEVSDDVFSEKMMGDGYAVLPTSGEIFSPVAGTISNVFPTKHAVGITTASGVEVLLHMGLDTVDLGGEPFELYVKAGQQVGRGQMIAKVDLEAVRKAGKKTDIIVALTNMDKVKSSDLIETKEVLVNEVIGEITSN is encoded by the coding sequence ATGAAAGCATATATGCAGCGCATGGGGCGTTCGTTGATGTTACCTGTGGCAACCTTGCCAGTTGCGGCTTTATTTATGGGGATCGGGTATTGGATCGATCCCAGCGGCTGGGGCGGGAACAATTTGTTGGCCGCTTTCCTGATCAAGGCAGGCGGAACGATCTTGGACAATCTGGGTGTCTTGTTTGCAGTAGGATTGGCCTTAGGAATGTCGAAAGACAAGGATGGCGCGGCGGCTTTGTCGGGATTGGTGGCCTTTTTGACACCGATGACATTAGTGAATAGCGAAGCGGTAGCCATGTTTACCAAAGTCGCGGTGGAAGATGTGAATATCGCCTTTGGTGCCATCAACTTTAAAAATGTCTTTGTCGGAATTTTAGCCGGTTTAGTCGCGGCGGCGATGTACAATCGCTTTAGCGGAGTGAAATTGCCAATGGCGCTGTCTTTCTTCAGTGGAAAGCGGCTGGTGCCTATCGTTACAGCAGGCGTCATGGCGGTGCTGTCGGCGATTCTGATTTTCGCTTGGCCACCTGTTTACACCGGCTTAGTCAGCTTTGGTGAGATGATCTCAGGGATGGGACCACTAGGGGCAGGGCTGTACGGCCTGTTCAATCGGTTATTGATCCCGACTGGTTTGCATCACGCGTTGAACAATGTCTTTTGGTTCAACTTGGCGGGAATCGATGACATTGGTAAATTCTGGGCAAGCGAAGGGGTTCGTGGAATCACAGGCCGTTATCAAGCCGGCTTCTTCCCAGTGATGATGTTCGGTTTACCCGCAGGCGCGTTAGCGATCTATCAATGCGCTCGTCCTGAGAAGAAAAAAGTCACGGCTTCCTTGATGGTCGCGGCCGCTTTTGCTTCTTTCTTTACAGGTGTAACCGAGCCGCTTGAGTTTTCATTCATGTTCGTTGCTTGGCCGTTATATGTCGTTCATGCTATTTTGACAGGGATCTCAATGTTCATCGCGGCGACTTTCCGATGGACCGCAGGGTTCAACTTCAGTGCTGGATTTATTGATTTCTTCTTGAGTTTGCGTGTTCCAATAGCGAATCAGCCGTATATGCTGCTTCTTTTAGGCTTGGTCATGGCCGTGGTTTATTACACGACGTTCCGCTTTGTGATCGTTAAGTTCAATTTGATGACGCCGGGACGTGAAGAAGATGACGGAGAAGAAATGCCGGATATTCGTCTGACTGGCGACAGCAAACACGCGGTCATGGCACAGAAGATCTATGAAGCGCTGGGAGGGCCGGCGAATGTGCAGTCGATCGATAATTGTACGACCCGTCTGCGTCTGCAACTCAAAGACACTGGGGAAGTCAATCAAAGCCAGATCAAGGCCACTGGTGTTCCGGGTCTAAAGGTGATCGATGACACGAATATCCAAGTGATCGTAGGGACCGAAGTCCAATTTGTAGCAGATGAGATGAATCGTCTCCACAATGGCAGCGGTGCAACGCATGCAGTTACGGAGCAGGCGATCGTGGAGGAGGAAGTTCCGAAAACACAGGCGCTGTTTGCAGTAGCCAACGGCCGTTTAGTGCCGATCACGGAAGTGTCCGACGATGTTTTCTCAGAAAAAATGATGGGTGACGGCTATGCTGTATTGCCTACTTCGGGTGAGATTTTCTCCCCTGTTGCAGGGACGATCTCCAATGTCTTTCCAACGAAGCACGCAGTAGGGATCACGACTGCATCAGGCGTCGAAGTCCTACTGCACATGGGCTTAGATACGGTCGATCTAGGTGGAGAGCCTTTTGAGCTTTATGTCAAAGCCGGACAACAAGTGGGGCGTGGTCAGATGATCGCTAAAGTAGACTTAGAGGCTGTTCGCAAAGCAGGGAAGAAAACGGACATTATTGTTGCGTTGACGAATATGGATAAAGTAAAAAGCTCCGATTTGATCGAAACAAAGGAAGTTCTTGTCAATGAGGTAATCGGTGAAATAACAAGTAATTAG